One window of Candidatus Mycobacterium wuenschmannii genomic DNA carries:
- a CDS encoding enoyl-CoA hydratase family protein, protein MDRVVDYAVDGHTARLTLNSPHNRNALSTALVTQLHEGLRDAAADYAVRVVVLGHTGNTFCAGADLRGDREGGEAGRSGSPQPASEGTSSSDPAEATAQRSREMAALLRAIVEAPLPVIVAVDGHVRAGGMGLVAAADIAVAGPKSTFALTEARIGVAPAIISLTLLPKLSARAAARYYLTGEKFDAATAASIGLITEAADDIDAAVGSLVADIGKGSPQGLAASKALTTAAVLDGFDRDAERLGAESARLFVSDEAREGMMAFLEKRPPNWAT, encoded by the coding sequence ATGGACCGGGTAGTCGACTACGCCGTCGACGGTCACACCGCGCGGCTGACGCTGAATTCGCCGCATAACCGCAACGCGCTGTCGACGGCGTTGGTCACCCAACTCCACGAGGGTCTGCGCGACGCCGCCGCCGATTACGCGGTGCGGGTGGTGGTGCTCGGGCACACCGGCAACACCTTCTGCGCGGGCGCTGATCTCCGTGGCGATCGCGAGGGCGGCGAAGCCGGGCGAAGCGGGTCGCCACAACCGGCATCCGAGGGAACCTCGAGCAGCGATCCCGCCGAGGCGACCGCGCAACGGTCCCGGGAGATGGCGGCGCTGCTGCGGGCGATCGTCGAGGCGCCGCTGCCGGTGATCGTCGCGGTGGACGGCCACGTCCGGGCCGGCGGCATGGGACTGGTGGCCGCGGCCGACATCGCCGTCGCGGGGCCGAAGAGCACGTTCGCGTTGACCGAGGCCCGCATCGGGGTGGCGCCGGCGATCATCTCGCTGACGCTGCTGCCGAAGCTGTCGGCCCGCGCGGCCGCCCGCTACTACCTGACCGGCGAGAAGTTCGACGCCGCGACGGCCGCCTCGATCGGGCTGATCACCGAGGCAGCCGACGACATCGACGCCGCGGTCGGGTCGCTGGTCGCCGACATCGGGAAAGGCTCGCCGCAAGGCCTGGCGGCGTCGAAGGCGTTGACGACGGCCGCGGTGCTGGACGGCTTCGACCGTGACGCCGAACGGCTGGGCGCCGAGTCGGCCCGGCTGTTCGTCTCGGACGAGGCACGCGAGGGCATGATGGCGTTCCTCGAGAAGCGCCCGCCCAACTGGGCCACCTGA
- a CDS encoding ClC family H(+)/Cl(-) exchange transporter, with the protein MSDETDSWQSVLRSLFTGWQRPTVHPVDSEGEGAESLIGFVIAAALVGVLTGLSAATFKLLLHRGARLRADLAHWAHGSGWGLAVVVLVCMAAAAIAAALVHRIEPHAEGSGIPRVEAVADGRVRPDRFRILPIKYIGGLLAISSGMALGREGPSVQMGGSAAVIVATLTRRNMADLRVLVAGGAAAGLATAFNAPIAGGVFVLEELLKRFDPRTTIATLVASGSGFAAARLLVSPDNEFYMPPLGDPRLLESGWVFAIGIVTGVLGVLYNEAVMGALRHADASRLPREVRAAATGALVGLIVWAAPDLAGSGDNLTQSALLGHGTLLAIAGIFAVRFALGVVSYAAATPGGLFAPMLVLGSEAGLLVGLVAAHFTPHAMPSLGACALIGMAAFFTASVHAPVTGLILATEMTGNTNQLPPMLGACAVAMLVAVAVRSEPIYDRLAHRAARANASDHT; encoded by the coding sequence GTGAGCGACGAGACCGACAGCTGGCAAAGCGTCCTGCGCAGCTTGTTCACCGGATGGCAGCGACCCACCGTCCATCCGGTCGACAGCGAAGGCGAGGGCGCCGAGAGCCTCATCGGCTTCGTCATCGCCGCCGCGTTGGTCGGCGTCCTCACCGGTCTCAGCGCGGCGACATTCAAACTCTTGCTGCACCGGGGCGCGCGGCTGCGCGCCGACCTGGCCCACTGGGCGCACGGCAGCGGGTGGGGATTGGCGGTCGTAGTCCTCGTCTGTATGGCCGCCGCCGCGATCGCCGCGGCCCTGGTGCACCGCATCGAGCCGCATGCCGAGGGCAGCGGGATCCCGCGAGTCGAAGCGGTCGCCGACGGGCGGGTGCGGCCCGACCGCTTCCGCATCCTGCCGATCAAATACATCGGCGGTCTGCTGGCCATCAGCAGTGGGATGGCGCTGGGCCGCGAAGGGCCGTCGGTGCAGATGGGCGGGAGCGCGGCTGTCATCGTCGCCACGCTCACTCGACGCAACATGGCGGACCTGCGGGTGCTGGTCGCCGGTGGGGCCGCGGCCGGGCTGGCCACCGCCTTCAACGCGCCGATCGCCGGCGGCGTGTTCGTGCTCGAAGAGCTGCTGAAGCGGTTCGACCCGCGCACCACCATCGCCACCCTGGTGGCGTCCGGGTCCGGTTTCGCCGCGGCCCGGCTGCTGGTCTCCCCGGACAACGAGTTCTACATGCCGCCGCTGGGCGATCCGCGGCTGCTCGAGTCTGGCTGGGTGTTCGCGATCGGCATCGTCACAGGGGTGCTCGGGGTGCTCTACAACGAGGCGGTCATGGGGGCGCTGCGGCACGCCGACGCCAGCCGACTGCCAAGGGAGGTGCGGGCCGCCGCGACCGGCGCACTCGTCGGGCTGATCGTTTGGGCCGCACCGGATCTCGCCGGCAGCGGAGACAACCTCACCCAGAGCGCACTGCTGGGTCACGGCACCCTGCTGGCGATCGCCGGGATATTCGCGGTGCGATTCGCCCTCGGCGTCGTCTCCTACGCCGCCGCCACCCCTGGCGGTCTGTTCGCGCCGATGCTGGTCCTGGGCTCGGAGGCGGGATTGTTGGTGGGCCTCGTCGCCGCGCACTTCACGCCGCACGCCATGCCGAGTCTGGGAGCGTGCGCGCTGATCGGTATGGCCGCCTTCTTCACCGCATCGGTCCATGCCCCGGTGACCGGGCTCATTCTGGCGACCGAGATGACCGGCAACACCAATCAATTGCCACCGATGCTGGGCGCATGCGCGGTTGCGATGCTCGTCGCCGTCGCGGTGCGTTCCGAGCCGATCTATGACCGTCTCGCCCACCGGGCGGCGCGGGCAAACGCGTCCGACCACACCTGA
- a CDS encoding DUF1707 SHOCT-like domain-containing protein → MSKSAQRGARDQQNVETRAAETDRIQVAQLLTDAAAQGKLQMSDYEDRLTKAYAARTYDELDQLRSDLLGSSVNPQRGGATKPAPSMLLLAIMSAFERRGRWNVPKKLTTFALWGGGVIDLRYADFTSTDVEIRATSIMGGQTILLPPEVNVEIKGHGVMGGFDHEVTGEGTPGAPTVRIHGFSLWGGVGVRRKNRKTQG, encoded by the coding sequence ATGAGCAAGTCAGCGCAGCGAGGCGCGCGCGACCAGCAGAACGTCGAGACGCGTGCTGCGGAGACCGATCGCATTCAGGTCGCGCAGCTGCTCACCGATGCCGCCGCGCAGGGCAAGTTGCAGATGAGCGATTACGAAGATCGACTTACCAAGGCCTACGCGGCGCGCACCTACGACGAACTCGACCAGCTGCGATCGGACCTGCTCGGGTCATCGGTGAACCCGCAGCGTGGCGGCGCCACCAAGCCCGCGCCGTCGATGTTGTTGTTGGCGATCATGAGCGCGTTCGAACGGCGCGGGCGATGGAACGTGCCCAAGAAGCTGACGACGTTCGCGCTGTGGGGCGGCGGCGTGATCGACCTGCGCTACGCCGACTTCACGTCCACCGACGTCGAGATCCGCGCCACCTCGATCATGGGTGGGCAGACCATCCTGCTGCCACCCGAGGTCAACGTCGAGATCAAGGGCCACGGCGTGATGGGCGGCTTCGACCACGAAGTGACCGGCGAGGGTACGCCCGGCGCGCCGACCGTCCGGATTCACGGCTTCTCGCTGTGGGGCGGCGTCGGGGTACGCCGAAAGAACCGCAAAACCCAGGGCTAG
- a CDS encoding WXG100 family type VII secretion target codes for MADNVWLKPHEVSQAANDMADHGETLMSSHQSSHSEASGAHAGWVGSSAGALAGLLDDWQTAGTEHFHRIGNHSCDMHVTVAEFTLLDQHSTQRLERLNATHGETPPMQ; via the coding sequence ATGGCCGACAATGTGTGGCTCAAGCCCCATGAGGTATCCCAGGCGGCCAACGACATGGCGGATCACGGCGAAACCCTGATGTCGTCGCATCAGTCCTCGCACAGCGAGGCCAGCGGTGCGCACGCGGGATGGGTCGGGTCGTCGGCCGGTGCCCTAGCCGGACTGCTCGACGATTGGCAGACGGCCGGCACCGAGCACTTCCATCGCATCGGCAACCATTCCTGCGACATGCACGTCACCGTCGCGGAGTTCACCCTCCTGGACCAGCACAGCACGCAGCGATTGGAACGGCTCAACGCCACCCACGGCGAGACCCCACCCATGCAATGA
- a CDS encoding alpha/beta hydrolase → MTISLADIDRWNPQAITTVFQAAISRARGTRTASNAIGQTMGFLDWGGDAADAAKAATHRTMLTLDDHAAACEAVGRAAEKAAGEVQGIKDRLAQIRETANHYRLSIDNSTGMVSLPANLSSFSAADQREIRDAQIRVMLAIAQLLSDAQAADDDLAAAIRGADGDLSPDQVNAETSGAPTTMPRVPPKGTEPTDVTKWWHSLTPSQQDLVRAASPDSIRNLEGIPTDIRSALNKPVLQSEILRLQNGWLDRNGVWHTDPAKLADLTSLSQTLATRPDARLIELDTTSNPFKVLAAVGIGDVDNAERVGVTTGGLNTRVSSSVDSMVREAETQRASASKMRTEAGISNPDAVASIAYLGYDAPSNLVGVTHDYMARDAAGPLNSFYKGIAATSNVSDQHITAFGHSYGSLVTSLALQQGAPVSDVVLYGSPGTELTNASQLGVQPGHAYYMIGVNDGVSEIIPEFGAFGRAPQDVPGFTELSVNSGMGPGDNQWHERAYGHSEYARDGDNRQLRMSGYNMAAVLGGLPSTDLVTPPVLPPPTIPSGPGPFGLPIPNPDYHP, encoded by the coding sequence ATGACGATCTCGCTGGCCGATATCGACCGGTGGAATCCGCAAGCCATCACCACCGTCTTCCAGGCCGCCATCAGCCGAGCCCGCGGCACCCGCACCGCATCCAACGCGATCGGCCAGACAATGGGATTCCTGGACTGGGGCGGTGACGCCGCCGACGCGGCCAAGGCCGCGACCCATCGCACGATGCTCACCCTCGACGACCACGCCGCCGCGTGCGAGGCCGTCGGCCGGGCCGCGGAGAAGGCCGCCGGCGAGGTGCAGGGCATCAAGGACCGCCTGGCGCAGATTCGCGAGACCGCCAACCACTATCGCCTGAGCATCGACAACAGCACCGGAATGGTGAGCCTGCCGGCCAACCTGTCGTCGTTCTCCGCGGCCGACCAGCGCGAGATCAGGGACGCCCAGATCCGGGTGATGCTGGCGATCGCGCAGTTGCTGAGCGACGCCCAGGCGGCCGACGACGACCTCGCCGCGGCCATTCGCGGCGCCGACGGCGACCTGTCGCCCGATCAGGTCAACGCCGAAACCAGCGGCGCGCCAACGACAATGCCGCGGGTGCCGCCGAAGGGCACCGAACCCACCGACGTCACCAAGTGGTGGCACTCGCTGACCCCGTCGCAGCAGGACCTGGTCAGGGCTGCGTCGCCCGACTCGATTCGTAACCTCGAGGGCATCCCCACCGACATCCGCAGCGCACTGAACAAGCCTGTGCTGCAGAGCGAGATCCTCCGGCTGCAGAACGGCTGGCTGGACCGCAACGGTGTCTGGCACACCGATCCGGCGAAGCTGGCGGACCTCACCTCGCTGAGTCAGACCCTGGCCACTCGTCCGGACGCCCGCCTGATCGAGCTGGACACGACGAGTAACCCCTTCAAGGTGCTGGCCGCGGTGGGCATCGGCGACGTCGACAACGCCGAACGCGTCGGAGTCACGACGGGCGGGTTGAACACGCGGGTGAGCTCCAGCGTCGACTCGATGGTTCGGGAGGCGGAGACGCAGCGCGCCTCGGCCTCCAAGATGCGCACCGAGGCGGGCATCAGCAACCCAGACGCCGTCGCCTCCATCGCCTACCTCGGCTATGACGCGCCGAGCAATCTGGTCGGCGTCACGCACGACTACATGGCGCGCGACGCCGCCGGTCCGCTCAACAGCTTCTACAAGGGCATCGCCGCCACCAGCAACGTCTCCGACCAGCACATCACGGCGTTCGGGCACTCCTACGGGTCGCTGGTCACCAGCCTCGCGCTCCAGCAGGGCGCACCCGTCAGCGACGTCGTGCTCTACGGATCGCCCGGCACCGAGCTGACCAACGCGTCGCAATTGGGTGTGCAGCCGGGCCACGCGTACTACATGATCGGCGTCAATGACGGTGTCTCAGAGATCATTCCGGAGTTCGGGGCCTTCGGTCGCGCGCCGCAGGACGTGCCCGGCTTCACCGAGTTGTCGGTGAACAGTGGAATGGGACCCGGTGACAATCAGTGGCACGAGCGCGCCTATGGTCACTCGGAATATGCGCGCGACGGGGACAACAGGCAGCTTCGGATGAGCGGATACAACATGGCGGCGGTTCTCGGCGGTCTGCCGAGCACGGACCTGGTGACGCCGCCCGTATTGCCACCGCCCACCATTCCGAGCGGCCCCGGACCGTTCGGGCTGCCCATCCCCAACCCGGACTATCACCCATGA
- a CDS encoding vWA domain-containing protein, producing MARSHSSRYSAYTGGPDPLAPPVDLREALEQIGQDVMGGTSPRRALSELLRRGTKSTTGADRLAAEANRKRRELLRENNLDGTLQDIKKLLDEAVLAERKELARALDDDARFGELQLESLSPSPAKAVQELAEYDWRSAEAREKYGQIKDLLGREMLDQRFAGMKEALEGATDEDRQRVTDMVNDLNELLDKHAQGKDSPQDFQDFMDKHGEFFPENPQNVEELLDSLAKRAAAAQRFRNSLSPDQRAELDALAQQAFGSPALMQALDRLDGHLQAARPGEDWDGSSEFSGDNPLGMGEGAQALSDIAELEQLAEQLSQSYPGATMDDVDLDALARQLGDQAAIDAKTLSDLEKALVNQGFLDRNSDGSWRLSPKAMRRLGETALRDVAQQLSSRHGERELRRAGAAGELTGATRPWQFGDTEPWNVTRTLTNAVLRQAGTRTLNGPLDITVDDVEVSETETRTQAAVALLVDTSFSMVMENRWLPMKQTALALDHLVRTRFRSDALQIIAFGRYARTMTSAELMGLEGVYEQGTNLHHALALAGRHLRRHPNAQPVLLVVTDGEPTAHLEDYGDGRDSSVFFDYPPHPRTIANTVRGFDEMARLGAQVTIFRLGNDPGLARFIDQVARRVEGRVVDPDLDGLGAAVVGDYLRARRRR from the coding sequence ATGGCTAGAAGCCATTCCTCGCGTTATTCGGCGTACACCGGCGGTCCGGATCCACTGGCGCCGCCGGTGGATCTGCGCGAGGCGCTGGAACAGATCGGGCAGGACGTCATGGGCGGCACGTCGCCGCGCCGGGCGCTCTCGGAGTTGCTGCGCCGAGGCACCAAGAGTACGACCGGCGCCGACCGGCTGGCCGCCGAGGCCAACCGGAAGCGTCGGGAGTTGTTGCGCGAGAACAACTTGGACGGCACCCTGCAGGACATCAAGAAGCTGCTCGACGAGGCGGTGCTGGCCGAGCGCAAGGAGCTGGCCCGCGCGCTGGACGACGACGCGCGCTTCGGCGAACTGCAATTGGAGTCGCTGTCGCCCTCGCCGGCCAAGGCCGTGCAGGAGCTGGCCGAGTACGACTGGCGCAGCGCCGAGGCCCGCGAAAAGTACGGCCAGATCAAGGATCTGCTTGGGCGCGAGATGCTCGACCAGCGCTTCGCCGGCATGAAGGAGGCCCTCGAAGGGGCCACCGACGAAGACCGGCAGCGGGTCACCGACATGGTCAACGACCTGAACGAGCTGTTGGACAAGCATGCGCAGGGCAAGGATTCGCCCCAAGACTTCCAAGACTTCATGGACAAGCACGGCGAGTTCTTTCCGGAGAACCCGCAGAACGTCGAGGAGCTGCTCGACTCGCTGGCCAAGCGTGCCGCCGCGGCGCAGCGCTTCCGCAACAGCCTGAGCCCGGACCAGCGTGCCGAGCTGGATGCGTTGGCGCAGCAGGCATTCGGTTCGCCGGCGTTGATGCAGGCGCTCGACCGGCTCGATGGCCACCTGCAGGCGGCCCGGCCCGGCGAAGACTGGGACGGCTCGTCGGAGTTCAGCGGCGACAACCCGCTCGGCATGGGTGAGGGCGCGCAGGCGCTGTCGGACATCGCCGAGTTGGAGCAGCTCGCCGAGCAGCTCTCGCAGAGCTATCCGGGCGCGACCATGGACGACGTCGACCTCGACGCGCTGGCCCGTCAGCTCGGCGACCAGGCCGCGATCGATGCCAAGACGCTGTCCGACCTCGAGAAGGCACTGGTCAATCAGGGCTTCCTGGACCGCAATTCGGACGGTTCCTGGCGGCTGTCGCCCAAGGCGATGCGGCGCCTCGGCGAGACGGCTTTACGCGATGTGGCCCAACAACTTTCGAGCCGACACGGCGAACGTGAGCTGCGCCGGGCCGGTGCCGCGGGCGAGCTCACCGGCGCTACCCGGCCCTGGCAGTTCGGCGACACCGAACCGTGGAACGTCACCCGGACGCTGACCAATGCGGTGCTGCGGCAGGCCGGCACGCGCACGCTGAACGGCCCGCTCGACATCACCGTCGACGACGTCGAGGTGTCGGAGACCGAGACACGCACCCAGGCCGCGGTCGCGTTGCTGGTGGACACGTCGTTCTCGATGGTGATGGAGAACCGGTGGCTGCCGATGAAGCAGACCGCGCTGGCGCTCGACCATCTGGTGCGCACCCGGTTCCGCTCGGATGCGTTGCAGATCATCGCCTTTGGCCGCTATGCACGGACCATGACCAGCGCGGAGTTGATGGGCCTGGAGGGCGTCTACGAGCAGGGCACCAACCTGCACCACGCGCTCGCGCTGGCCGGCCGGCATCTGCGCCGGCATCCCAATGCGCAGCCGGTGCTGCTGGTCGTCACCGATGGCGAGCCGACGGCACACCTCGAGGACTACGGAGACGGCCGCGATTCGTCGGTCTTCTTCGACTACCCGCCGCATCCGCGGACGATCGCCAACACCGTGCGCGGCTTTGACGAGATGGCGCGCCTGGGTGCGCAGGTGACGATCTTCCGGCTTGGCAACGACCCCGGCCTGGCCCGGTTCATCGACCAGGTCGCGCGCCGGGTCGAGGGCCGGGTGGTCGACCCGGATCTCGACGGGCTGGGCGCCGCGGTGGTCGGCGACTATCTGCGCGCGCGCCGTCGGCGGTAA
- a CDS encoding ATP-binding protein: protein MVTAANNLPRTVGELRAAGHRERGVKQELRENLLTALAEGADVWPGILGFEDTVLPQLERALIAGHDFVLLGERGQGKTRLLRALIGLLDEWTPVIAGAELGEHPFSPITPESIRKAATSGDDLPIEWRHRSERYTEKLATPDTSVADLVGDIDPIKVAEGRSLGDPETIAYGLIPRAHRGIVAVNELPDLAERIQVSMLNVMEERDIQVRGYTLRLPLDVLVVASANPEDYTNRGRIITPLKDRFGAEIRTHYPLELDAEVAVITQEAHLSAQVPEYLTQVIARFARYLRESNSVDQRSGVSARFAIAAAETVAASARHRGAVLGETDPVARVVDLSTIIDVLRGKLEFESGEEGREQAVLEHLLRRATADTASRALGGIDVAPLVSAVEGGSAVTTGERVAAKDVLAALPDLPVIEAIAERLGATSEGERAAALELALEALYLAKRIDKASGEGETVYG, encoded by the coding sequence GTGGTGACCGCTGCGAATAACCTGCCCCGAACCGTTGGTGAACTCCGTGCCGCCGGGCACCGCGAACGGGGCGTCAAGCAAGAACTCCGGGAAAATCTGCTCACCGCGCTCGCCGAAGGAGCCGACGTCTGGCCCGGCATCCTGGGGTTCGAGGACACCGTGCTGCCGCAGTTGGAACGGGCGTTGATCGCCGGCCACGACTTCGTCCTGCTGGGTGAGCGCGGCCAGGGCAAGACCCGGTTGCTGCGCGCGCTGATCGGTTTGCTCGACGAGTGGACGCCGGTGATCGCCGGCGCCGAACTCGGCGAGCACCCCTTCAGCCCGATCACCCCGGAGTCGATCCGCAAGGCCGCCACCTCCGGCGACGACCTGCCGATCGAGTGGCGACACCGCAGCGAGCGCTACACCGAGAAGCTGGCCACCCCCGACACCAGCGTCGCCGACCTCGTCGGAGACATCGACCCGATCAAGGTCGCCGAGGGCCGCAGCCTGGGGGACCCGGAAACCATTGCCTACGGCCTGATCCCGCGCGCCCACCGCGGCATCGTCGCCGTCAACGAGCTGCCCGACCTGGCCGAGCGCATCCAGGTGTCGATGCTCAACGTGATGGAGGAGCGCGACATCCAGGTCCGTGGCTACACCCTGCGACTGCCGCTGGACGTGCTGGTCGTCGCCAGCGCCAACCCCGAGGACTACACCAACCGCGGGCGCATCATCACCCCGCTGAAAGACCGCTTCGGCGCCGAGATCCGCACGCATTACCCGCTCGAACTCGACGCCGAGGTCGCGGTGATCACCCAGGAGGCGCATCTGAGCGCGCAGGTGCCCGAGTACCTGACCCAGGTGATCGCCCGCTTCGCCCGCTATCTGCGCGAGTCCAACTCCGTCGACCAGCGGTCCGGGGTGTCGGCGCGCTTCGCGATCGCCGCGGCCGAAACCGTCGCGGCGTCGGCCCGGCACCGTGGCGCGGTGCTGGGGGAGACCGACCCGGTGGCCCGCGTGGTCGATCTGAGCACGATCATCGACGTGCTGCGCGGCAAGCTGGAATTCGAGTCCGGCGAGGAGGGTCGCGAGCAGGCGGTGCTGGAACACCTGTTGCGCCGCGCGACCGCCGACACGGCGTCGCGGGCGCTCGGCGGCATCGATGTGGCGCCGCTGGTCTCCGCGGTCGAGGGCGGATCGGCGGTGACGACGGGTGAGCGGGTCGCGGCGAAGGACGTGCTGGCGGCGCTGCCGGACCTGCCGGTGATCGAGGCGATCGCCGAACGGCTCGGCGCGACCTCCGAGGGCGAACGCGCTGCCGCCCTCGAATTGGCTTTGGAGGCATTGTATTTGGCCAAGCGCATCGATAAGGCGTCCGGCGAGGGTGAAACCGTCTATGGCTAG
- a CDS encoding LGFP repeat-containing protein, producing the protein MSSAASSASSAVAEPSSSAAAATPSPTQIAGKNGTLYTVEGPILAKWETLNDEQKKDLGAPYDNQKNTADNSGVYQQYDGGVLIYKNGGPVYFVWGKIRDAWNDVQASQGKLGYPTADEMKEPDGSYKSTFEHGTVTWKEGDEHATVTTN; encoded by the coding sequence ATGTCGTCTGCAGCGTCGTCGGCGTCGTCGGCCGTCGCGGAACCGTCGTCGAGCGCGGCGGCAGCCACGCCCAGCCCGACGCAGATCGCCGGCAAGAACGGCACGCTGTACACCGTCGAGGGGCCGATCCTGGCCAAGTGGGAGACCCTCAACGACGAGCAGAAGAAGGACCTCGGCGCGCCCTACGACAACCAGAAGAACACCGCTGACAACAGCGGCGTCTACCAGCAGTACGACGGCGGCGTTCTGATCTACAAGAACGGCGGCCCCGTCTACTTCGTCTGGGGCAAGATCCGTGACGCGTGGAACGACGTCCAGGCCTCGCAGGGCAAGCTGGGCTACCCCACCGCCGATGAGATGAAGGAGCCGGACGGCAGCTACAAGTCGACGTTCGAGCACGGCACCGTCACCTGGAAAGAAGGCGACGAGCACGCGACTGTGACCACCAACTAG